The region cccgggcgccccccagcgcgccgggttcgggctgggtccgccgacgctgttttcggcccaagccggcgaaaatcgggctcctgggggcgcgactgggccgttttttcagcgtcggcgcgaaaaaaacgcctggggaggccttcctgggggcgcggctggagatgcccttaggagtAGAGATAAAAATGTACAAAGACAGACGCTCACATACACACGTATGCTCAGTCATATGAATCACGCGCGCACGCCATATCCCTATGAGAAGTCTTGAAAAATAGACAAATATGAGTTGGTAGTCAAATCAATTCAATTGTTAGCCAATTATAGTGTAAAAATATAGTACTATATTTGTTAGCTAATTTTCTAGTTTGCCTAAATATTAGCAAACCAAGCAGCGTCGAGCGCTCGCTGTCAAAACGAAAAAAAAACGAGCGTCGAGCGCTCAATTGCAAATTGCAAATTCCCAATCGATCAACGCGGCGCGTTCACCAAACCACGCGGCTGGGCAGAACACACCCACTGAACCGTGGGCCCCGCGTGTCAGCTTCACCTCGCCAAAACCACCAATCCCCAAACCCCACGGTGTCGTAGCACCCAAACCACCTCCCACTCCTCTCTCCCCTACCCCTCGCtccatcgccccgccgccgccgccaccggcgacGGCGACCCCGATGGGCGCCACCACCTCCGTCCTCTCTCTCCCCGTGGCCGCCTCCTTCCCTGGCGCGGCCACCGCTATCGCGGGCGCCGCCGGCTGCTTCGCCCTCGGCTACTTCCTCGCCCTCGCCCGCTTCCccatccacgccgccgccgcccccgactcTGGCGACGACGATTCCGAGGACGACTCGGACGAAGATGATGACGAAAATTCCGGCCGCGCCCGGCCGGCGAAGCGAGCCGCCGGGCGGAAGCGGACCGGGCTCAGGCTGCTGTTCTGGTCCCGAAACGTGGTGACCAAGTCCGACTCCGCCAGGGAAGCCGAGAGGGCGCAGGTCCAGACCGCCTCCGCCCCCCTGGAGATCGAAAACCTCGCCAAGATAATAGAGGATTTCAAGATGGTATTGGAGTTTCTAGCCAACGCTTCGTCCCTTTACTCGGTTTTGGGCGTTTTTCATGTTGGGGGGAGAATGGGAAATTACTCGGTTGATTTTGTTGCTGGTGCAGGTGCTTGTGGTGAGAAACGACCTGAAGATGGGAAAGGGGAAAATCGCTGCGCAATGCAGGTAACACATTTCAGTATCAGGATTGGCTAAGAATAGAAACTTACTAGATGGGGAACCGATGTCGATGGTTAACACAGAGTGATGAAATGGTCAGTGTATCATGTTGTTAAGAGTTGATGTCTAGTTAAGTGTGCCCATGTTTGCAACAGGAGATATTGGGCTGACATACCTATTTGGCACTTTAGATTGTTGTTAGAGCTGATCATGACACATTTTTATGAGCTCAAACTGAACAAGGATTATAACGTAGACAAAATTTTCCTTTCTGTCAATATGGGTGTTTTTCTGGAATGAAAGCAGTTGCACACACGAATTGGTCATGCCAAAGCCATGTGGCAATCTGTTATTTTTCTTCCTGCTAGTTTTCTATGAACGTGTGTCTGCTAAGTGCTAATGGTACGTGTCATGCCCTTAGAATTATCCTGCAGCTGTAGCACACAATTCATGACTGCGATCGGTATTCTTCACATCTTACTCTTATCTTATGTAAAAATAATTGTTGGGGTGTAGGGTGTGATGGAATGGAAGACTATTTTGGTTTGGCCTGATGCCCAAACCAGGTAGCTGCCTCACTTAATTCCAAATTCGCAATTGCCATTTGTTTTGAAAAATAGATGGCAGTATTTTCCATAACACTTGAGCCAGCTGGCATTCTTCATCCAGGACGATCAGTCGATCACCTGTATTCGGTCCTCCCAAAAACAAAGGCAAATTTTATTATGGTTGCATAAATGCTTATTGCAGTAGAACTTTTGCAATGCCCAGATGTTGATCTTTGTACTCATGCCAACCAGCCAATATATTTTCTGTCAGATTTCATTGACCAGACAGCAAGGGAGCACTCTAGTTACCAAAGCAACTTGTTGTCAACCCTTATGATGGCATTCGCCAATCCGCATTGTGACTACTCGTCTATAACTAGAAACAGTTAACCTAACATGCTAACACTAGTTGGTTGTTTGAACTCAGCAAGATTATTCAACATATTTGAGCATTGGCAGATGTGCTGCAGAAATGATATTCAGTTAATCGCAGTCTTACATTTGTTTTGGCAAGGAAGCATGTGGAGCATCTCAACTACGGAAGCATGCATATCTTTGCTTCCGAGTGTGTAAATGATCAGTTTTAGAAGTGGATGAGTTATCACGCTTTATTGTACTACGTTTTCATTATTTTTAGCGTATGGGAGTGGTGTGCCTAATTATGGTTGTTTCTTTCCTCTTTTCTGTTTGCTCAGCCATGCAA is a window of Triticum dicoccoides isolate Atlit2015 ecotype Zavitan chromosome 2B, WEW_v2.0, whole genome shotgun sequence DNA encoding:
- the LOC119366036 gene encoding peptidyl-tRNA hydrolase 2, mitochondrial-like, with protein sequence MGATTSVLSLPVAASFPGAATAIAGAAGCFALGYFLALARFPIHAAAAPDSGDDDSEDDSDEDDDENSGRARPAKRAAGRKRTGLRLLFWSRNVVTKSDSAREAERAQVQTASAPLEIENLAKIIEDFKMVLVVRNDLKMGKGKIAAQCSHATLGLFKKLQQRAPKSLRRWERCGQVKVVVKVESEEDMLVLQGRAKSMNLPTHITIDAGRTQIAPNSRTVMAILGPADMVDDVTGGLKLL